One genomic segment of Polyodon spathula isolate WHYD16114869_AA chromosome 17, ASM1765450v1, whole genome shotgun sequence includes these proteins:
- the LOC121329480 gene encoding mitochondrial import inner membrane translocase subunit Tim9-like: MAAQITESDQVKQFKEFLGTYNKLTETCFMDCVKEFTTREVKPEEMTCSESCLQKYLKMTQRISMRFQEYHIQQNEALAAKAGLLGQPR, from the exons atggctgcaCAGATAACTGAATCTGATCAAGTTAAACAG TTTAAGGAATTTCTGGGTACATACAACAAACTAACAGAGACTTGTTTTATGGACTGTGTAAAAGAATTTACCACCAGGGAGGTGAAACCAGAGGAG atgacATGCTCTGAAAGTTGCCTTCAGAAATACCTGAAGATGACACAAAGAATATCGATGCGATTCCAGGAGTATCATATTCAACAGAATGAGGCTTTAGCTGCCAAAGCAGGACTTCTCGGCCAACCCCGATAA